In Acidisarcina polymorpha, the DNA window GCATGCCGAGAACGGAAGCGCCATCGATGTCATCGTCCAGCAGGCGCTCGCTGAGGGAAAGACCGCGCCGATTTATCACGCACTGACTCGTCCGACCAAGGCGGAGGCGGAGGCAGTCAACCGCGCCATCGCTCTGGCCGAGATCGCCGGCGCTCCCGTCTACATTGTGCATCTGTCTTCAGAAGACGCGCTGAACAAGGTCCGCGAAGCACGCGACCGGGGCGTGCCGGCCTTTGCGGAGACCTGTCCGCAGTATCTGCTGCTTTCGCTGGAAGACAATATGAAGGGCGAGTCTTTCGAAGATGCGAAGTATGTTTTTACGCCTCCGCTGCGGGAAAAGAAGAACCAGCCGAAGCTGTGGGATGGCTTGAAGGACGATCACCTGCAAGTGGTTTCAACGGATCATTGTCCCTTCTGTTTTGCCGACCAGAAGGTGCTGGGTAAGGATGATTTTACGAAGATACCGAACGGCGGCCCAGGCATTGAAAACCGATTGCAGCTGATTCATCACTATGGAGTGGGACAAGGCAAGCTCTCGCTCAACCGCTTCGTCGAGATCACGGCGACCGCGCCGGCCAAGATCTTTGGCATGTATCCGAAGAAGGGAACGATCGCACCCGGCAGCGATGCCGACATCGTTATCTGGGATGCGAATGCAAGCCATCTGATCAGCGCCGCTACTCACAACATGCGCTGCGACTTTTCGATGTTCGAGGGTCACCGGGTCAAGGGGAACGCAAGGCAGGTGTTCTCTCGCGGCGAGCTGGTGGTCGAGGGTGGAAAGTTCCTGGGCAAACCCGGCCGCGGAGAATATCTCAAGCGCGATGCTCGCGGCGGAGCGTGGCAGTGAGTGAGGTCGAAGTCGTACCAGCCGGGTACGATCAAGGACTTTATAATGCCGACCTCGCTCCGGTGCCAGCATCCAAGCGCACTTGGACTACTTACAATTACGCTTCGCTCTGGGTAGCGATGAGCGTCTGCATCCCCACGTACATGCTGGCTTCAGGGCTTATCGCTGGAGGCATGAGTTGGAAGCAGGCGATCGGGACCATCTTACTCGGCAACCTGATTGTGCTTGTCCCGATGGTGCTGAATGCTCACGCAGGGGCAAAATATGGCATCCCGTTTCCTGTGTATGTGCGGGCCTCTTTCGGGGTGCGTGGGGCCAATGTTCCCGCGGTGTTGCGAGCGCTCGTTGCCTGCGGCTGGTTTGGCATTCAATGCTGGATCGGCGGTCACGCTATCCATTCGATGTTGGCGGTCTTGTGGCCCGGGATCGCGAGCTACCCCGGCGCCATCTGGGTGTGTTTCTTTTCGTTTTGGCTGCTCAATATTCTGGTCATCTGGCGAGGTGTCGAGAGTATCCGCTATCTGCAAGGGGTGAGCGCGCCGTTCATGCTGACCGTCGGCCTCCTACTGCTTTGGTGGATCTCCCGCAAAGCCGGGGGGCTCGGTCCCGTGTTGTCGAGCCCGAGTAAATTTCAAACGACCGGCAGTTTTCTGCGCTTCTTCGTGCCCTCGCTGACCGGGATGGTGGGCTTCTGGGCGACGGTCGCTTTGAACATCCCGGATTTTACCCGCTACGCGAAATCGCAGAAGGCGCAGATGCTTGGCCAGGCGCTTGGACTTCCGGCCGCCATGACCATTTATTCGTTCATCGGAGTTGCCGTAACGTCGGCATCCGTGGTCATCTTTGGCGAGCCGATCTGGGACCCGGTAGCGCTACTCGGCCGCTTCAACGAGCCGTTGATTGCTTCGATAGCACTGGTAGCCTTGTTGATTGCCACTCTGAACACAAATGTCGCGGCGAACGTGGTCTCGCCCTCGAATGACTTCTCGAACCTGAATCCGCGACTCATCTCCTTCCGCACCGGTGGATTGATAACCGGGGTGATTGGCATCGCGATGATGCCGTGGAAGCTATTGAGCGACTTCAATAGCTACATCTTCGGATGGCTGGTGGGCTACTCAGGACTGCTCGGACCGATCGCGGGCGTGATGATTGCGGACTACTTTGTGATTCGCAAGAGCCGGTTAGTGGTGGCCGACCTTTACCGGCGCGACGGCGTCTATGAGTATGCTCGCGGGTTTAACTACCGGGCTTTAGTTGCTCTAGCGGCTGGGGTCATTGTGGCGCTGGTAGGGTTATTTGTGCCTTCGCTGCGTTGGCTCTATGACTATGCCTGGTTTGTCGGGTTCTTTGTGGCTGGGGCAGTTTACTGCGCGCTCATGCGTCGATCTGACGTGGGCTAAAGCGAGTAAGAGAGTCAGTCTTCCCCTATCCGTAACCTTCCCATTCACGCCGAACAATGCTTGAATCGGAACCGCACTAACCAAGCGATGCGACGTACTCATCGGCGATGCCGAGGCTCTGATCCAGTGCATCCACGGCGAAATCGATTTCTTCCTTCTCAATAATCAGCGGAGGAGCGATCACGAAGTGGCTGATCCAGGCCTGGATGGTCACCCCGCGTTTCATCATTTCGGCGGCTACTTTTTCGACAACGGCGACTTTGCCGTCGATCTTGTCCTGCATGGAATTGAGCGGGGCCTTGCTGCCATGGTCTTTCACCAGTTCGACTGCCCAGAAGAGCCCCAGCCCGCGCACTTCGCCGATCGAGGGGTGCCTGGCCTTGAGAGCATGCAGCTTCTCTCCAAGATAAGATCCCATGGCTCGCGAACGCGCCACGAGGTCGAGACGCTGCATCTCGTGAATGGCTGCGACTGCCGGGGCCAGGGTCATCGGATGCGCCTCATAGGTGTGTCCATGAGCGAAGTAGTGGTCGTCGAAATAGGCGGCGATCTTGGCAGTAGTGGCGCAGACACCGAGCGGCACGTAGGCGGAGGTGATGCCTTTGGCGGTCACCAGCATATCGGGCTTGATTCCCCCTGAGTCTTTGCCCCAGTGGTCGACGGCGAACCATTCCCCGGTGCGTCCCCAGCCGGACATGACTTCGTCGGCGATCAACAGGACACCCCGGCGGTCGCAGATCTCCCGCAGGCGGGGAAAGTATTCAGGAGGCGGAATGAGCACGCCGTTGGTCCCTACCACTGGTTCGACAACGACGGCGGCGACATCGCTCTCATTCTCGATCATGTGTTCGAGATAGTCGGCGCAGGCGGTGTTGCAGCCGGGGTAGGTATGCTTGATGGGACACTTGTAGCAGTTCACCTCCGGGGCGAACAGGAAACCCTGGCCCTTGGCTCCGGGTTCGAGCGGCCAGCGGCGCGGATCGCCGGTGGCGCCAATGGAGGCCATGGTTGATCCATGGTAGGAGCGGTAACGGGCGATGATCTTGGTCTTGCCGGTGTACATGCGGGCGATCTTGAAGGCGGCTTCGTTGGCTTCGGTACCGCTGGTGGTGAAAAAGAATTTTTCGAGGCCCGCAGGCAGCACTTCGAGGAGCAGCTTGCTCAACCCGGCCCGGGTGGTCGTCGCATAGCCGGGCATGACGTAAGGCAGGGTCGCGGCCTGCTCCTGGATGGCGCGGATGACGGCCGGATTCTTGTGTCCGAGATTAACGCACATCAGCTGCGACGAGAAGTCAAGATAGCGCCTCCCGGCGGCGTCGGTGAAGTAGCAGCCTTCGGCGTCGACCACGTGGAGAGGATTCCAACTCTTCTGATACCGCCAGGTGCCGTAGTTGAATTGCTTGGTGGCCGCGACAACTTCCTCGCTCGTCATGGTGGCGGAAAGGGGCTCGATGGGGAGTGTGCTCAGTTCAGACATGGGATCTTCCTTATGGCCGGATAACACTGACTTTACAGGGAATCGCCGCCTCTGAAAACCCGAATTCGCTAGAGCGCGGGACGCCGAGACTCTATCATCGGCTTACCCATGATGCGATTTCTTCGAGCCTTGCCCTTGCTGATAGCCAGCGTTCCAGCTGCGTACGCGGCAAAGCCGTCTCCCGCCGCGCCCCTCCCTATCAAGGTTGTAGTGGTAACCATGTTTGAATTGGGCGCCGACACTGGGGACGCTCCCGGAGAGTATCAATACTGGGTCGAGCGGGAACATCTAGATCAGAAGCTGCCATTTCCCGCTGGCAATCGTGACTTGCGGATGAATGCGAAGGGGGTGCTCGCCATCTCGACCGGCCAAGGGACGGCAAAGGCCGCATCGAGCATCATGGCGCTTGGCCTCGATCCGCGATTCGACCTCAGCAGAGCTTATTGGATCATTGCCGGGATAGCGGGAGCCGATCCCGCCAAAGCCTCTCTCGGCTCGGCAGTGTGGACGGACTGGGTGGTAGACGGCGACCTTGGCTACGAAATCGATGCTCGGGAGATTCCAGAAGAGTGGCCAACTGGTTATGTACCTTTGGGTAAACTTAGGCCCTACGAATTACCCGTTGTCGCTAACGACGACCAAGTCTACCAACTTAATTCCTCGTTGACGGATTGGGCATATCGGCTGACCAAAGATGTGCCACTCGGCGACACTGAGGCGATTCGCGAGCGCCGTGCCCAATTTCCTCAGGAGGCGGCCAAGCGCCCTCCTTTCGTACTAAAGGGAGGCGAACTCTCCGGCTCCACCTATTGGCATGGCAAGAAGCTCGACGAGTGGGCCAACGCCTGGGTCGCCTACTATTCCAGCGGCCAGGGCCACTTCGTGACGACTGCGATGGAAGACAGCGGCACACTGCAGTCGCTGACGTTTCTCGCCAAGGCGCACAAGGTGGATTTCTCCCGGATCATGGTGCTGCGGACGGTCAGCAACTTCGATCAGCAGCGACCCGGGGTGTCGGCGGCGGAGAGCCTGGCCGAGCAGCGGGTCTCGAAGTACGGCGGATATCTCCCGTCGCTCGAAAGCGCTTACACGGTAGGGCATACGATCGTTGATGAGCTCGTCTCTCATTGGCAACAGTATGGTAGCCGTTCCCCCGCTGAATAACTTCACTAAGAGTATCATCCGAGATAACGTAGCGCTGATTTATCTCGGTGCATGTATACGCTTGCATTCTAGCTACCTTAACCTTGCCAGCTTTCATAAGACATCCCCCACTAGCTATTCACAGAACAATTCCGAAGATAAGCATTGACATTGCCCGTCAGGAATGGGTAGCATTCGCCCGAACCGATAAAAAGTGGTTGCTCCAACTTATAGATCACAAAAAGCTGGTTCTATATACCCCTCGTCAATGATCTAGGCAAAGTGGTAGTTCTTCAATGATTCATCCACTAGCCAACAGTTGGATTGGCAAGAAACCCTTCTATCTTGTTTGATTCCCAGCAATGGTGGACCAAATAGGAACTTATATTTGACATTTGAAGTTTCTTAAAAAGTTTGCATTGACAGCGCTATCGCAGACTGGTTAGGATTCCCGACCGTACCGCTAAATTGTTTTAGTTGCAGCCAAAGCTCTATATTTTTCCGAGCGCTGGGAGTTGCTAGCCTTCAAGGCGGATCAAGACGGCTATCTCGAAGTCGCACGAGCGGGTCAAGATCCAGAGCTAAAACAATTAGCTGCAAGACCATTAAGGGAGGCACGACAGCAATGAAATTGTTAAAAGCTTGGAAGTGCGGAGTGTTTCTATTTTCGTTATTTCTTCTGCTTGCTTGCGTAACTGGTTATGCACAGCAGAACTCGGAAATAGATGGAACGGTAACCGATAAACAAGGCGCTGTAGTTTCAGGCGCTCAGATCACGCTTACTCAGCCGAGCACCGGGCTCGTGAAGACCGCCGTAAGCAATGATTCGGGAGCGTATACCTTTCCCGGTCTCAACATCGGCACTTATGACATAAAAGTGACGGCGACTGGGTTCGAAGCTGTTGTCCAGCAGGGGCTTGAGTTGAACGTCTCGCAGACGCTGCGAGCCGACATCGCTCTCACTGTCGGTTCGGTGAACGAGACGGTCACAGTCGCCGCAAATGCGCTGCAGGTGCAAGCAGATTCGAACGTGGTCAGTACGCTGATCTCTGCTGACCAGATCAGCGAGATCGCTACCCAGAACCGGAATTTGACGGCCTTGGCGACGCTTGGTCTGGGCGTCAGTTCGGGTTTGCCGGACAGCAACACGCCGACCTCGGTAGCGTCCAGTTCGTTCATCAGTGTGAACGGTCTGCGTCATGCGCATAATATCTGGCTGATCGATGGCGGCGAGGCGGACGACCGTGGCGGCGCCGGCGGAGCGAGCATCATGCCTTCGCAGGACGCGATTGCCCAGTTCGAGATGCTGACCAGCAACTACCCGCCGGACTACGGTATCTCCTCAGGGGCGACCATCAGTCTGGCGCTGAAGAGCGGCACACAGAACTTCCATGGAACCTTGTGGGAGTTCAACCGGAACACCGACTACAACGCGAACAGCTACTTCAATAAGCAGGCGAATCCTGTCGTCGCCCGTCAGATCATCAACTACAACATCTATGGGTTCAACATCGGCGGCCCGATTTTCATACCAAAACACTACAACACCAGCCGGCAGCGGACCTTCTTCTTCGTGAACGAAGAGTGGCGGAAGCTGAAACAGGCCAGCGCTCCCAACGTGGTGCAGGCGATTCCGGCGGCCGACTTCCCGGTAGCTGGGCAGAATCTCAATTACGTGACGCCGGCGTTTTCGTCAGCCATTCAGCTCCAGGTGCCGGTAGTAGGCGATCCCGCTTTCAACGCCAGGCTTGCCGCTGCCGGCATACCCGTACCCACGGCCAACGGTCCGAAAGTGTACTTCCCCAACAACGTAATACCGGCATCGCTCTTCGATCCGAACGCTTTGCTGTATCTCGGCACTGGCGTCTTTCCGGCGGGTAATCCGGGCACCGACAAGGTGGTGTCCTCTGCTAGCCAGCCGATCGACGTGCGCGACGACGTCGTCCGCATTGATCACCGGATCACCGATAAATGGGCGATCCTGGGGCATTACCTGGGTGATTCGGTGACCCAGTCCTATGCGTCTCCGATGTTAGGTTGGTCGGGCGCCAGCTACAACACCATCACCAG includes these proteins:
- a CDS encoding NCS1 family nucleobase:cation symporter-1; translation: MSEVEVVPAGYDQGLYNADLAPVPASKRTWTTYNYASLWVAMSVCIPTYMLASGLIAGGMSWKQAIGTILLGNLIVLVPMVLNAHAGAKYGIPFPVYVRASFGVRGANVPAVLRALVACGWFGIQCWIGGHAIHSMLAVLWPGIASYPGAIWVCFFSFWLLNILVIWRGVESIRYLQGVSAPFMLTVGLLLLWWISRKAGGLGPVLSSPSKFQTTGSFLRFFVPSLTGMVGFWATVALNIPDFTRYAKSQKAQMLGQALGLPAAMTIYSFIGVAVTSASVVIFGEPIWDPVALLGRFNEPLIASIALVALLIATLNTNVAANVVSPSNDFSNLNPRLISFRTGGLITGVIGIAMMPWKLLSDFNSYIFGWLVGYSGLLGPIAGVMIADYFVIRKSRLVVADLYRRDGVYEYARGFNYRALVALAAGVIVALVGLFVPSLRWLYDYAWFVGFFVAGAVYCALMRRSDVG
- the hydA gene encoding dihydropyrimidinase is translated as MPVGTLIQNGTLVTAEKTFAADVLIEGRTIKEVRAGIELVNGHEVIDAQGMLLLPGGIDVHTHLDMPFGGTTSSDDFLTGTRAAAIGGTTTIVDFAIQAKGTKMRGALDIWLGKAAEKACIDYGLHMIVTDLAGAGLEDMDELVREGVASFKLFMAYPNVLMVDDGTIFRALQQTAKNGALICMHAENGSAIDVIVQQALAEGKTAPIYHALTRPTKAEAEAVNRAIALAEIAGAPVYIVHLSSEDALNKVREARDRGVPAFAETCPQYLLLSLEDNMKGESFEDAKYVFTPPLREKKNQPKLWDGLKDDHLQVVSTDHCPFCFADQKVLGKDDFTKIPNGGPGIENRLQLIHHYGVGQGKLSLNRFVEITATAPAKIFGMYPKKGTIAPGSDADIVIWDANASHLISAATHNMRCDFSMFEGHRVKGNARQVFSRGELVVEGGKFLGKPGRGEYLKRDARGGAWQ
- a CDS encoding purine nucleoside permease; its protein translation is MMRFLRALPLLIASVPAAYAAKPSPAAPLPIKVVVVTMFELGADTGDAPGEYQYWVEREHLDQKLPFPAGNRDLRMNAKGVLAISTGQGTAKAASSIMALGLDPRFDLSRAYWIIAGIAGADPAKASLGSAVWTDWVVDGDLGYEIDAREIPEEWPTGYVPLGKLRPYELPVVANDDQVYQLNSSLTDWAYRLTKDVPLGDTEAIRERRAQFPQEAAKRPPFVLKGGELSGSTYWHGKKLDEWANAWVAYYSSGQGHFVTTAMEDSGTLQSLTFLAKAHKVDFSRIMVLRTVSNFDQQRPGVSAAESLAEQRVSKYGGYLPSLESAYTVGHTIVDELVSHWQQYGSRSPAE
- a CDS encoding aspartate aminotransferase family protein — protein: MSELSTLPIEPLSATMTSEEVVAATKQFNYGTWRYQKSWNPLHVVDAEGCYFTDAAGRRYLDFSSQLMCVNLGHKNPAVIRAIQEQAATLPYVMPGYATTTRAGLSKLLLEVLPAGLEKFFFTTSGTEANEAAFKIARMYTGKTKIIARYRSYHGSTMASIGATGDPRRWPLEPGAKGQGFLFAPEVNCYKCPIKHTYPGCNTACADYLEHMIENESDVAAVVVEPVVGTNGVLIPPPEYFPRLREICDRRGVLLIADEVMSGWGRTGEWFAVDHWGKDSGGIKPDMLVTAKGITSAYVPLGVCATTAKIAAYFDDHYFAHGHTYEAHPMTLAPAVAAIHEMQRLDLVARSRAMGSYLGEKLHALKARHPSIGEVRGLGLFWAVELVKDHGSKAPLNSMQDKIDGKVAVVEKVAAEMMKRGVTIQAWISHFVIAPPLIIEKEEIDFAVDALDQSLGIADEYVASLG